One Aspergillus oryzae RIB40 DNA, chromosome 2 genomic window carries:
- a CDS encoding alpha/beta hydrolase (hydrolases of the alpha/beta superfamily) produces the protein MKMMGSGIAALGLMTIVNTMSAMAQNMSFGADNFYRSDSVTVQPITFENQYRMKIGGNLFIRNNFTRSVNAPAIIVGHPMGAVKEQSANLYATKLAEQGFVTVSLDLSFWGSSEGEPRNGVSPDLYAEAYSAAVDYLGTQDFVDRERIGALGICGSGGFVISAAKIDPRIKAIATSSMYDMGASNRNGLQKSQSLEQRKEVIAEAAQQRWTEIEGGEIQYTSGTPDELTADTPAVGREFYDFYRTPRGEFTPEGTTPNLTTHPTLSSNVKFMNFYPFNDIETISPRPLLFISGDQAHSREFSEDAYARAAEPKELFWVPRAGHVDLYDRVDLIPFGKITQFFRQNLSKRASRRAN, from the coding sequence atgaagatgatgggaagCGGCATCGCCGCTCTTGGTCTGATGACAATCGTCAATACAATGTCAGCAATGGCCCAGAATATGTCGTTCGGAGCCGACAACTTCTACCGCAGTGACAGCGTCACGGTCCAGCCGATCACCTTCGAGAACCAATACCGGATGAAAATCGGGGGCAACCTCTTCATCCGCAACAACTTCACCCGCAGCGTCAACGCGCCAGCTATCATCGTCGGTCACCCCATGGGTGCCGTGAAGGAGCAGAGCGCGAACCTCTACGCCACGAAGCTGGCCGAGCAGGGCTTCGTCACCGTCTCGCTCGATCTCTCCTTCTGGGGTAGCAGCGAGGGCGAGCCGCGCAACGGCGTGTCACCGGACCTCTATGCCGAGGCATACAGCGCGGCAGTCGACTATCTCGGCACGCAGGACTTCGTCGATCGCGAGCGTATCGGTGCCCTCGGTATCTGTGGCAGCGGTGGCTTCGTGATCAGCGCAGCGAAGATCGACCCGCGTATCAAGGCCATTGCGACGTCGAGCATGTACGACATGGGCGCTTCCAACCGCAACGGGCTGCAGAAGTCTCAGAGCCTCGAGCAGCGCAAGGAGGTCATCGCCGAAGCGGCGCAGCAGCGCTGGACCGAGATAGAAGGTGGCGAGATTCAGTACACCAGCGGCACCCCGGATGAGCTCACGGCCGATACGCCCGCTGTCGGACGCGAGTTCTATGACTTCTACCGCACCCCGCGAGGCGAGTTCACGCCTGAGGGCACGACGCCGAACCTCACGACGCACCCGACGCTCTCGAGTAACGTCAAGTTCATGAACTTCTACCCCTTCAACGATATCGAGACTATCTCGCCGCGTCCGTTGCTCTTCATCTCCGGTGATCAAGCACACTCGCGCGAGTTCAGCGAGGATGCTTATGCGCGTGCGGCGGAACCGAAGGAGTTGTTTTGGGTGCCTAGAGCCGGTCATGTCGACCTCTACGATCGCGTGGATCTCATCCCCTTTGGCAAGATCACTCAGTTCTTTCGGCAGAATCTTAGCAAGCGGGCCAGTCGTAGGGCCAACTGA